The DNA segment GGTTGATCGAAGCCTTTTTTTGGTGGATTGTGCCCCTATCAGAAATTTACTTCGACTATTGAGGAACTGCATCTCCTACCTTCGTCTCCCCACCAAACGTTTCAGAAAGATCCGAGCAGTCGCCTCTTGCGCTCAGCTTCTCTAGAAGGAGAGGCCGGTGTGTAGAGGAAGGCCCAACAGGCCAAAAAGTTATCTTCTCACTGAAATGGTCCTGACTGTAATCGAGGATCAACCATATAGCAGTTCAGTAAAGACAAAGCAGACCATGGAGATTCATTGGCCTTTAGTTTACAGAGAACAGAAGGCGTAGGAGATACTTATGAAGAAGGTTCTTGCTGGATTTTGTGTATTTGTACTTCCCTTCTTGATAAGCCAGATATTTTTTGCGGACACGGCAGACGCAGGCTACCAGATTACCGCGTCGGTGTTTTCTAGCGGGGGTGTTCCAATGAGCTCCTTGAGTTTTGCTGTAACTTCCACTATCGGTCAACATTCACCCTTGCTGGACCAGGAAGATCCGCCCTTTTCGACCACCTATGATCTGTACACCGGCTTCTGGTACATCCTGGATTATGTTGGCAGAAGATCTGGGGCCGGGTTTCTTCCTGCCATACTCTTACTACTGGAGGATTGACTGGGAAAATATTCATTAAGGAGGAGCCGCTATGAACCGGACAAGAGCCTTTGTGTGGAGTTTGATATTCCTGGCAGGTGTATTGTTCAGCGGGATATCTTGGGCCGTACCTGAACTGATAGGTTACCAGGGAAAGCTCACTGATGATGTTGGAACTCCTCTGGAGGGGACCTACCGTGTCCGTTTCTACCTCTATAATGCCCCGACTGAGGGCATAGTGCTGTGGCACGAAGAACAGAGCGTTATGGTCTCCCGAGGGATCTACAATGTGCTCCTTGGTTCTGTGAATCCACTGCACCAAAATATTTTCACAACAGGAGACAGTGTCTATTTGAAGGTGGCCATTTTCAACCCGGACACATCCGCCTGGGAAAAACTTTCCCCGAGGCAGAGGCTTGTTTCGACGGCCTTTGCCTTCCAGGCGGAAAATGCCCAAACCCTAAATGGCTTTGAATGGGGCTATTTTGCCCCTGCAGTACATGATCATTCAGGGACGGATATCTGGGGTCCTCTGGAACTTAGCGCCAAGCTCTCCACAAGTGGCTACAAAGGCACCATCTCCGGGACCAATACAGGCCAGAGCGGGGTCCGGCGTATATGGAAACGCCAGTGATAAAATCGGCACCACCTACGGGGTCTATGGAACGAGTGCCTCCACCTCCGGCCGGGGCGTCTGCGGAACCGCCACTGCGACCTCGGGTGTTACCTATGGCGTCCGCGGCATCACAAACTCGAGCTCAGGCCGGAGCATCTATGGGTGGGCCACCTCCGCCACGGGAAAGACCTATGGTGTCCGGGGAAAGAGCTCTTCTACCTCCGGCACAGGAGTCTCCGGGTACGCATCGGCTGGCACGGGCACCACCTATGGTGTACACGGCCTGAGCAACTCCAATGCTGGCTACGGGGTCTACGGACACGCCAACGCCTGGGGTGGCACGACCTACGGCGTCTACGGCAGGAGTGATTCCCCGGACGGCTACGGGGTCTCCGGAATCGCCACAAACGATGGTAAAGGAGTATCCTACGGAGGATACTTCGAATCCCGCACCAGAAACGGCTCTGCAGCATATTGTTATGCTACCGGCAAGAACGCTAAGGGCCTGGTTGTAAAATCCAAGAATGGCATCGGGGTTTGGGCCTCTGGAGATAACCTTGGCGCTTCTTTTATCGGTCTTAACGGAGACGGGATACACGTCGAATCAAAGAATTCAGGAGATAATAACTTCAAAGGCGGAACCGCGATCTACGCCGCAGCCTCGGGTAATTCTGATTATGCGGCATATTTCGCTGGAGGGAATGTTTTCGTGCTCAGCCACCTCATTGTAAGCGGATCCAAAGACTTTGTACAGCCCCATCCCACGGATCCATCCAAGGAGATCATGTATGCAAGCCTCGAGGGTGGAGAAAACGGGGTATATGTGCGCGGCACCGCGGCCCTGAAAGACGGTGTTGCGGAGATCAACCTTCCCGAGCATTTCGCCCTCGTGGCATCCGAGGAGGGCGTAACAGTGCAGGTTACCCCGCTGGAGAGCTGCCATGGACTCTTCGTGGCGGAAAAGAGCCCTCAAAGAATTGTGGTCATGGAGAGCCAGGGCGGAACCGGAGATATCTCTTTCGATTACCTGGTCATGGGAGTAAGGCGGGGGTTTGAGGAGCACGAGGTCGTACGGGAAAACAGGCACATCAAGCCGCCACCCAGCATGAGCCAGGAGCGATACGAGGCCTGGGTGGCGCTACCCGAGAATCGCGGCCGAAGGGCCCTCCTCATCGAGAACGGAACCCTCACCAGGGAAGGACGGATCAACGAGGGAACCGCATCGAGGCTTGGATGGAAGCTCGGGCCAAGAACGGAGGCCGAACGGGTGCAAAACCTGCTGCCTAGAAGGAGACCGGTACGTCCATAAGGTTATGAATCCCTCCCCCCTACAAACACAGCACGGGCATGGAGCGCCGAAATAAAATCCCAATATCCCCTCGCCTATGCTGACGCTTTCTGTGTGGCCACCGCCCAGCGTGTTAATGGCCGCATACTCACCAGTGACCTCGAATTCAAAGCAATTGAACATTTGGTAGCTGTGACATGGTTGACTGAACCACCCACTGAATGTCAATAAGACGAGAACGGTACAGTCGCGATAGACTACACAGAAGCCGTTGCCATAAGAAAATCACAGCTTCTTGGCATGATGTCGACAGGTCCAGGTTTTATCAACCTGCGTTGGTCATGTGGAGACCGATGTGGCAATACAATTATTGCCATTGGCATTGCATTGTAGGCCGTTCAAGCGCAAACTCGAGATTGAGCCAACCGAAAGGAAAAAAAACGATGCGATTAGACAAAATAGGATTCCTTCTGCTAGTGATCTTCGTCTCAATATCATTCCAGAGCCTGGCCGCCGCCGATGTCTTCAGGGCAACCAGACGAACTACCACTAACTATTCTAAGCTTCTTCCTCAGTTGCAGGTCGTGGGGCAAAAGATATTCTACTTGTGGCAGGAACAGGATGCGGAGTCAAAATGGCAGATCTGGACTGCTGTTATGAATACCGACGGCACCGACTGGCATGCTGTCAAGCGAACGTCTGGAGCCTTTGATAAGCAGACGCCTCAATTTCAAGTGGTTGGAAGCAAGATCTATTTTGGCTGGAGCGAGGATGATGGGGATAACTGTCAAATCTGGACTGCGGTGATGAACACGGATGGTACCGGCTGGACCTCCACGAAAAGGACCTCTACCGCTTATGATAAAGACTATCCCCAACTTCAGGTTGTGGGCAGCACTATCTATTTCGTGTGGTCTGAATTGAATGTTCCTAATTCTCAGATTTGGACGGCCGAAATGAGCATCAGCGGTACTGGCTGGTCCGCGACTCGGAGAACCTCCACCACATCCTTCAAATTTATACCTCAATTGCATGTAGATTTGGACAAGATATATTATGTGTGGTCTGAAGATGATGGTTCTCATTCACAGATATGGACCGCTGTCATGAACACCAACGGTACAGGCTGGGCTGCCACTCAAAGAACCTTCAGCAGCTACGACAAGAGAGTGCCCCAACTGCAGGTATACGATAGCAAAATCTATTATGTATGGCAGGAAAATGATGGCACTTATAAGCAGCTGTGTCTGGCTCGAATGAATACGGATTGCACCGGATGGGAAAATCTCGGCATGTCGGAGAGTGCTCATGACAAATCAAGCCCTCAGATGCAAGTTGTCGATAATAAAATATTCCTTGTCTGGAGCGAGGATGAGGTAAGTTACAGTCAGATCTATACGGCCACGATTGATTTCAGTGTAGCAAAAAGCAGGGCAAATGTGAGGAAAAGAACATCCAGTCATTTTCACAAGGCCTTTCCGCAGTTGCAGTTATCTGACCGCAGGATATATTATGTATGGTCCGAAGATGACGGATCTAACTACCAGATCTGGACCGCCGTCAGCTCCCCATTCACCCCTGGCGCCACCAACCTTTTGCTGCTGAATGATTGATATGGTTTTTTTGAGGCTCATCCAAAAGCAGCAATGAGTTCAATAAGAAGTAGCACGGCGTGCATTATTCAATCAAGAAACTGACCTGGCGGACAAAGCTCTTGAGATCATCCAGATCCGGCCCGGTAATCGTTCTGTATAATCGGGAGTAGTCTATTTCCCAGTACCGGTGTACCAGGAGGGTCCGAAAGCGGGCCATTCTGGCGAGTCGGCATGCAAGTTCCGGCTCAATCAGCCCGTGATCAGCCGGCAACTGAAAGCAGGACGCGTATTCTTCCGTCACTTTCTTCAACTTCCTGGCTGAAATATGCAGGCAGAGATCGATGGCGGCTTTTGTAGCTACAATGAGCCTGAAACTGGCTGCTGCCCGTCGCGGTCCTCCAGAAATGCCTCTAGTGCGACCCTTCTAAATGCCTGCAGTTGTTCTATGGACTCAGTGATATCCCTGAACTTGGCATAGACCTTCTCGAGGTTGAGTGTCACCAAGAGTTCATCCAGTGCCATTTTCCCCCTTTTTGACTTTTCATCGGGCACCTCAGATTCACGAAAAAGCAGTCCCAAATATTAACTTATAACCCAAATTATGTGATTCTTCCCCTTTTCAAAGGAGGAGTTCAAAACGCCGCTCCCACTACTATTCTCTCATCCGTAGTATCGACTCCAAGCGTCGGTTAACTGAGGAATAAAATAGTATTCTGATAATTTTCACACTTTTTTCACAAACTTCAGATGGTGAGGAAGTATGTCTCCATTCAAGGCAAACCTTTATAAGTAACCGGACTCCATGCCTTGAATCAGGGCGGTCAGCACCTCATTGACCGGTGAAGCCATACCTTGGCAGGCTGCTATGCGTACCACGGCACCGTTGATCTGATCGATTTCAGTCTTTTTCTGCCGTCTTACATCCTGTAGCATGGAAGAAATATTGCCGGCGGTGGAGCGGCATATGGCCCGGACCCTCTCGATCTCCTCCGGCAAATTCAGAATGATGCCGCAACCACGTGCCACCTGGACAGCTTCCGCTACTGCACCATCCATAACTTTCCGGCATGCAGGAATCTTGAGGAGTTCGCCATTCGGCATCCCCAGAATGGCGCTAAGGGCGTTAATAGCCACATTTAGCACCAGCTTACGCCACAAAATGGATTGGATATCATCAACCACTTGAGCCGCCAAACCTGCCCCGTTCAAAGTAGCCACCAGATTCCGGAGTTTAGACCTAGCCTTCAGATCTGAGCTGGCTCCACCCACCCCCCCGAGCCATATCTCCCCGTAGCCGGCATGACGCACCTGCCCTACCCTAAGCAAGGTGGCACCATGGGAGGTAACTCCGGCAAGAATCCGATCGCTATCGAAAAATTCACCAAGCGTCTCAATATTGCCCAGGCCATTTTGTAAAGTCAGGAGGTGGCTCTCAGGAGCAATGGTGTCCTTCAGCCTAGCAACGGCAGCTACAGTATCACAGGCCTTGACGCAAAGGATCAGTACCTCTGCCGATCCGATTTCGGTAGGATCCGCAGTAACCGTAATTGGGGTATGGAATCTCCCTCTTGCTCCATCAACAGCAATTCCTCTGTCCTCAAGCAGAGCGGCCCGTTCGGGCCGATGATCTAACAGGTAGACCTCTTCTCCAGCCCTGGCCAGATAAGCTGCGACTAAACATCCGATAGCTCCCGGTCCGATTACTGTAATAGTCATGTGCTAAATATCCATCTTTTCCTTATTTCTTTTCCCAGCGCAACAATTCCGTTACCTTGCTCAAGGTGCTCCCCTCTTTAATCTCTTCCCGGATGCGATTTTCCTTCTCAAGCACGTCCATGCCCCGGTTAGCGTACTCCACCGCTATGGCCCGCGGCAGCACAACCACTCCATCTCCATCTCCCAGCAGCCAATCACCCGTCTCCACACGCATATCGCCAATCGTCACCGGCACACCAATCTCGCCGAACCCTTTTGGCTCACCGGCATTGGGCACAACCAACCTGCTAAAGGCCGGAAATTTCATGTCGACAATCTCGTCACTGTCCCGTAAGGCGCCGTCGATGACTACCCCAGCCAAGCTCTTTTGTATAGCCGAATGAGTGGCCAGTTCGCCCCATATGGCAGGACCCACCCCGCCAGCATCTATAACAATCACGTCTCCAGGCTCGGCCACGTCGATAGCCTGAACGGGTTTGGCCCAATCGCCTGGATAGGTTCTCACAGTGATCGCCCGCCCAACCATGCGGATGCCAGGAAAAAGCGGGCGAATTCCATGCACAACTCCACCCCGATGGAGGGCGTCTGACAGATTAGCTGTCGAGACAAGTTCCAGGATTTCCCGGATCTCAGGCTCGCATTTCCTCTTAAACAGGGTAGTGCTAATGCTCATGCCTGTGTCAAGCGCTCGGCGAATATCGCTGGCCGCCAGCTCAGGGTTGAGTGCCTTGCTGATAGCGCCACCGACAATAACAATACTGGCTCCTGCCGCTACTGCCTCAGCAGCGGTTTCAGAATTTATACCACCAGCCACTCCCACCGGGATGGTCAATGTCCGACTCACCTGGCGTAAGATCGCAAAGGGATCCTTCCCCTCCATCTGTTCGTCAACAGCACAATGGACAGTCACATAATCGGCGCCAAGTTTCTCGACAAACTGAGCCCTCATCAGCACATCTTTTACCGCTATCATATCGACTACGATCTTAGCGCCATAGTTTTTACCCGCTTGGATGCACTCCCGGATGGTGGCATCGCTGGCTGCGCCGAGCACATCGACAATTTCCGCCCCTGCCTTTGCTGCGGCCTCAACTTCCACCCTCCCAGTGTCCATAATCTTCATATCCGCTACGATCGTCCTTTGAGGAAAGAGCCGGTGTAGCTCACGGACAGCATTGAGTCCTTCGCTCTTGATAAGAGGAGTTCCAGCTTCAAGCCAGTCAACACCACCGGCGATCCCCGCTTGCGCATTTTTTAGCGCTCGTTGCAAATCAACAAAGTCCAGTGCTAGCTGTAAAATCGGCTTCATAATATCTCCCTTGTACAGATCCCGCAGAACACTCTACACCGTGGGCGGCGCCTAGTTTACTACTCGATAACCGCGTGCAGCTGTGAGACGTCACCAATCGCTTCTACCCTTTGCTGACAAATAACAACAACAACAGCCTCCAAGAATATAAAAGCAGCCTGTTCAAAGAGGGAGCCGGCCAGTTGTAGAGAACCTGGTTCGCAATCACGGCATAGCTTAGTCGTACCTGGCAGACAAATGCTATGGTCTACAAGCGCAGCGATTCTTCCGTTCATATTGCCCAGGATGCCAAAGGTCATAGCTGATCGCCTTTTAGCGATCTGCACCGCCTCAAAGGTGGAGGGGGTTTCGCCAGAGCCGCTCAGGACCATGAGTAGGTCCCCTTTGCCAATAGCAGGGGTAATAGTTTCGCCGCAGAAGTATACCCGGTAGCCCAAATGCATTAAACGCATACAAAAACAGCGGAGTACAAAGCCCGATCTCCCCTGAGCTGAGAAAAAAATAGCATGGGCCTTGTCGATCCTTTGGATAAAATTCACCACGGCATCTTCACGAAGGCTTTGCAGCAAATGCCGATTCTCCCCTAAAATGCGGTCGATTTTTTCCTGGATTTGGAGTTTTTCCTGTCTTACACCAGTCCTTGGTTCAAGTCGCTGCATCGCAGATACCTCTCACAAGAGTAGACAAGCTAGAGTTTCACTGGGCTGACAACTCTCGGCCGGCGCCGGGAGTTGATTACCAAGTGCCTACTCTCTGCATCCATGAAATACCAGGCTGGCAACCGGAATGAAAAAGGCTGATAGGTCAAAGAAAGACTACGAAGCCGCAGAAATAAAAGCCCTC comes from the Deltaproteobacteria bacterium genome and includes:
- a CDS encoding DUF86 domain-containing protein, which produces MSGGPRRAAASFRLIVATKAAIDLCLHISARKLKKVTEEYASCFQLPADHGLIEPELACRLARMARFRTLLVHRYWEIDYSRLYRTITGPDLDDLKSFVRQVSFLIE
- a CDS encoding 2-dehydropantoate 2-reductase, translating into MTITVIGPGAIGCLVAAYLARAGEEVYLLDHRPERAALLEDRGIAVDGARGRFHTPITVTADPTEIGSAEVLILCVKACDTVAAVARLKDTIAPESHLLTLQNGLGNIETLGEFFDSDRILAGVTSHGATLLRVGQVRHAGYGEIWLGGVGGASSDLKARSKLRNLVATLNGAGLAAQVVDDIQSILWRKLVLNVAINALSAILGMPNGELLKIPACRKVMDGAVAEAVQVARGCGIILNLPEEIERVRAICRSTAGNISSMLQDVRRQKKTEIDQINGAVVRIAACQGMASPVNEVLTALIQGMESGYL
- a CDS encoding orotidine 5'-phosphate decarboxylase; the protein is MKPILQLALDFVDLQRALKNAQAGIAGGVDWLEAGTPLIKSEGLNAVRELHRLFPQRTIVADMKIMDTGRVEVEAAAKAGAEIVDVLGAASDATIRECIQAGKNYGAKIVVDMIAVKDVLMRAQFVEKLGADYVTVHCAVDEQMEGKDPFAILRQVSRTLTIPVGVAGGINSETAAEAVAAGASIVIVGGAISKALNPELAASDIRRALDTGMSISTTLFKRKCEPEIREILELVSTANLSDALHRGGVVHGIRPLFPGIRMVGRAITVRTYPGDWAKPVQAIDVAEPGDVIVIDAGGVGPAIWGELATHSAIQKSLAGVVIDGALRDSDEIVDMKFPAFSRLVVPNAGEPKGFGEIGVPVTIGDMRVETGDWLLGDGDGVVVLPRAIAVEYANRGMDVLEKENRIREEIKEGSTLSKVTELLRWEKK
- a CDS encoding SIS domain-containing protein — translated: MQRLEPRTGVRQEKLQIQEKIDRILGENRHLLQSLREDAVVNFIQRIDKAHAIFFSAQGRSGFVLRCFCMRLMHLGYRVYFCGETITPAIGKGDLLMVLSGSGETPSTFEAVQIAKRRSAMTFGILGNMNGRIAALVDHSICLPGTTKLCRDCEPGSLQLAGSLFEQAAFIFLEAVVVVICQQRVEAIGDVSQLHAVIE